From Ammoniphilus oxalaticus:
GCAGTCCAGCGGAATTAAGGCATTGGACTTACTTGTCGTTACCCATCCGCATGCTGATCATCTTGGACAATTCGAAAAGGTGATGAGCCACTTTGAGGTGTCAGAAGTGTGGATGAGCGGAGATGAGCATACGTCGAAAACGTTTGAACGGGCGCTCGAAACGGTTCTGTCTTCCGACGCAGGGTATCATGAACCGCGGGCAGGAGAAACGTTTACGATCGGCTCCGCGCATCTCGAAGTCATTCACCCGCAAACCGTGACGGGCCATCTCAACAACGGTTCGATTTCGACGCGGGTGACATTTGGAGATGTTGTGTTTTTATTTAGCGGGGATGCGGAAAAAGAAGCGGAACAAGAAATGCTGAATCGGGGGCGCAACATCCAAGCCGATATTTTTCAATTAGGGCATCATGGGTCATCCACTTCGAACACGCAACCATTTTTGGAGGCGATCAAACCAAAGGTGGGTATCTACTCCGCGGGCAGGGAAAATGAATACGGTCACCCGCACCGAGAAGTGGTCGATCTGTTCAGTCGCTTGAATATCCCACTTTATGGAACCGACCGCAATGGAACGATGTTAGTCGTCACTGATGGACAAACGTATCAAGTAAAAGGCGCTCAGGGCGCGGAGCTTATTCAGACGAAATCTGAAACGCCTTTGGATGAAGGGCCGCAATCCCTTGGCGATTGCATCGATATCAATACCGCGTCAAAAGAGGAATTAATTCAAATTAAACATATTGGTACCGACTATGCCGATCAGTTAATTGCGTTGCGTCCGTTTGGCTCAGTGGATGAGTTAACGCGGATCAAGGGCATAGGCGAAGGTCGGTTGAAAGATATTAAAGCGGAAGGACTCGCTTGTGTAAGGAGGTAAGCCGATGAAAGAAGCTGTGGTGGATCGCATCGTTGATGGCAAGCATCTTGTTTTATTGATTGGGGACGAAGAAAAGGAATGCGTCGTTCCGCTTTCAAAGATGACAGAGCAGTTAAAAGAGGGGGATTGGGTGACCCTTTCATTCGATGCCAACGACGAGATTGTCGATATTACGTCGAATCCAGCAAAAACATCCCAAAAACAGGATTCAATTCAAGCGAAAATGGCCAAGCTACGGGCAAAAAAAGGAAGTCGCTTCCAATCAGATTAACCCTCCATAGGATCAAATTGAGAGAAAACTCATTTTCAGAATAGGAAGTATAGTTACATAAGACTTGCGTAGAATCGACATCATTGGAGGAGAACGTTGCATAATACCATCTTGTTAGCCATTATCATCTGTGTGCTCGGAACAGCGGCATGGAGTCAGTCAGATTCACTTAGCGACACCGTTAAAACAAGTTATTTTAAAACCGCGATGGTCGTGTTGTTCACGTTCGGACTGATGGGTTTCTATCAGCGTCTAGCAAAACGAATGCGCGATAAATAATCGTATATCAGGTTGAGTCACTGTGATATATTGGAAGAGTAACAATCGGCGGG
This genomic window contains:
- a CDS encoding MBL fold metallo-hydrolase, whose product is MKFSHLGSLFGRVFQATASAWISNRLERRSRTSQLVIGMLMMVAVVLSGCAVEPGGGISATEVSTDGKLIAHFIDVDQGDATLLQGPDFTILIDTGRHDRDELVPYLQSSGIKALDLLVVTHPHADHLGQFEKVMSHFEVSEVWMSGDEHTSKTFERALETVLSSDAGYHEPRAGETFTIGSAHLEVIHPQTVTGHLNNGSISTRVTFGDVVFLFSGDAEKEAEQEMLNRGRNIQADIFQLGHHGSSTSNTQPFLEAIKPKVGIYSAGRENEYGHPHREVVDLFSRLNIPLYGTDRNGTMLVVTDGQTYQVKGAQGAELIQTKSETPLDEGPQSLGDCIDINTASKEELIQIKHIGTDYADQLIALRPFGSVDELTRIKGIGEGRLKDIKAEGLACVRR
- a CDS encoding DUF3006 domain-containing protein, encoding MKEAVVDRIVDGKHLVLLIGDEEKECVVPLSKMTEQLKEGDWVTLSFDANDEIVDITSNPAKTSQKQDSIQAKMAKLRAKKGSRFQSD